The Thalassotalea sp. HSM 43 genome window below encodes:
- a CDS encoding MotA/TolQ/ExbB proton channel family protein, which translates to MLLFIEMMNDIREFMETGGQVLTVIAFVVLFMWLLIIERFMFFFIKFKALKKDILTRWNARSEANDKVSCWNSEHIRQAQISKGNLSLTQNLALIQALVVLCPLLGLMGTVTGMIEVFDVMAISGSGNARSMASGVSKATIPTMAGMVGSLSGVFAATFLQRRAKRETELLEDAMPLVH; encoded by the coding sequence ATGTTGTTATTCATCGAAATGATGAACGACATCCGCGAGTTTATGGAAACTGGCGGTCAGGTTCTTACTGTTATCGCCTTTGTTGTCCTGTTTATGTGGCTACTGATAATTGAGCGCTTTATGTTTTTCTTTATCAAGTTTAAAGCGCTTAAAAAAGACATTTTAACTCGATGGAATGCACGTTCTGAAGCAAACGACAAAGTCAGTTGTTGGAACAGCGAACACATTCGCCAAGCGCAAATATCGAAAGGGAATTTAAGCCTGACGCAAAACCTAGCTTTGATACAAGCACTTGTTGTTTTATGTCCTCTGTTAGGTCTGATGGGCACCGTGACTGGAATGATCGAAGTGTTCGATGTCATGGCTATTTCCGGCAGCGGTAATGCCCGTTCTATGGCGTCAGGTGTATCGAAAGCAACGATTCCAACAATGGCGGGAATGGTGGGCAGTTTGTCCGGTGTTTTTGCGGCAACGTTTTTACAGCGCCGAGCCAAACGTGAAACAGAATTATTAGAAGATGCCATGCCATTAGTTCACTAA
- a CDS encoding DUF3450 domain-containing protein — MKFSKSVLASVVLGGSLFATAGIAADQQLKQVVKAGEEINQSAEQSQQRINKVNQDIQSKLQQFKAINKEVAGLDIYNGQMQRQINSQVEELVELQESMQQVSVIERQISPLMSRMIATLEQFVALDVPFLVEERTQRVANLKEMMDRADVAVSEKFRRVLEAYQVETDYGRTIEAYTGMLDIDGNESNVDFLRIGRVSLIYQTRDGSQMGLWNQETRRWDELPQSMRTDINKGLRIARKQLAPDLIVVPMQSAK; from the coding sequence ATGAAATTTTCCAAGTCTGTACTGGCCAGTGTCGTTTTAGGTGGTTCGCTTTTTGCAACTGCTGGTATTGCGGCTGATCAACAATTAAAACAGGTTGTAAAAGCAGGTGAAGAAATCAACCAATCTGCAGAACAATCACAACAACGCATTAATAAAGTTAACCAAGATATTCAATCTAAGCTGCAACAATTTAAAGCCATAAACAAAGAAGTAGCAGGTCTGGATATTTACAATGGGCAGATGCAACGTCAAATCAATAGCCAAGTTGAAGAGCTTGTTGAACTACAAGAATCGATGCAACAGGTGTCGGTTATTGAACGCCAAATCTCACCATTGATGAGTCGTATGATTGCCACACTGGAGCAATTTGTCGCATTGGATGTTCCGTTTTTAGTCGAAGAGCGTACGCAACGTGTCGCAAATTTGAAAGAGATGATGGACAGAGCTGATGTTGCGGTTTCAGAAAAATTCCGCCGCGTACTTGAAGCATATCAAGTTGAAACCGATTACGGTCGCACGATTGAAGCTTATACCGGCATGCTCGATATTGACGGTAATGAGAGCAACGTCGACTTTCTGCGTATAGGACGCGTCAGCCTTATTTACCAAACTCGTGACGGAAGCCAAATGGGCTTATGGAACCAAGAAACTCGTCGTTGGGACGAGCTACCGCAAAGTATGCGTACTGACATAAATAAAGGTCTGCGCATTGCCCGTAAACAATTGGCACCAGATTTGATTGTTGTGCCTATGCAATCTGCTAAGTAA
- a CDS encoding TonB-dependent receptor domain-containing protein encodes MNNNTNATKGAFRLSSLSLALVAAMTANTALAQESDIEDEAIEEVVVKASRLKGTATAVLQERKNQAFVADILGAEQIARTGDSDAAAALKRVTGLTLVDGKFIYVRGLGERYSSTLLNGAQVPSPDPTRTVIPLDLFPSSIVESLSVQKSYSASMPAHFGGGNVDIRIKTIPSDFTLQVGANIGGNTDNFGEGFEYNGGDDDWYGRDDGTRGAPSSLKSVWNNYDRLQDLTQQENRQIAADLNRDYDPVQQNVDPDFGVDFTIGDRFDSDNGDWRYGYLAAVSYDNEYQFKEEFEGQDFTNNGDGSYKMIRGFDDIQTTEHTVKWSGMFNFGVEYNRDHRIDLSTMILNDTIDETSIKLGNSNNVLISDGLRIRDNETIYEERELIANQVRGTHNFPELMYLGLDWFYSDSRSNRYAPGNVSTRFILFDANNDGEFDLENESNLRRGTTASRYTFQDLNDDVENSGFNVSLPLTWDKSEIELKAGGNFVEKARDAFARRVDVNTLAFDELDMSGDKINDILTDDVMLNWPLVGNQQIIRDTTVDGDDYYSGQKIDAWYGEVDWFYDNTWRVAAGIRWEDYRQVVAPLKTDGSFDLPEEPTAEDLEELTRKEEDYFPALALTYVMDDSVQFRVSYGETVVRPDIREIAPATYLDPLTGQPIGGTPGVRSTEIKNYDARWEWYLDTGENLSVGLFYKDMIDPIESIQSPAQDGPALIRIANAEEGEVYGIEAEFLKDFTFLGGYGQDFFLSGNVTISDSEVTIDTQKVVEQTGVSAAITNTERRLTGHSEYVVNLNLGWDAPNGNHSATLAYNVFGERIIFPGIEGEDDKFEQPFHSVDLVYTYYPTYSSTLKFKVNNVLDEKKEIEFDDQLYRSSTQGIGFDISFKWDFE; translated from the coding sequence ATGAATAATAATACTAATGCAACTAAAGGCGCTTTTCGATTGTCTAGTTTGAGCCTAGCTTTGGTTGCGGCAATGACCGCAAATACTGCTCTAGCTCAAGAATCAGACATTGAAGATGAGGCCATTGAAGAAGTCGTTGTTAAGGCAAGTCGCCTTAAAGGTACGGCGACAGCGGTTTTACAAGAACGTAAAAACCAAGCCTTCGTTGCGGATATTTTAGGTGCTGAGCAAATTGCCCGCACCGGTGACAGCGATGCAGCTGCCGCCCTTAAACGTGTGACAGGTCTAACGCTTGTTGATGGTAAATTTATTTACGTACGCGGTCTTGGTGAACGTTATTCATCGACGTTATTAAATGGTGCACAAGTACCAAGCCCTGATCCAACACGTACCGTTATTCCACTGGATTTATTCCCATCGTCAATCGTTGAATCTTTGTCTGTACAAAAATCGTATTCGGCATCAATGCCAGCCCACTTTGGTGGTGGTAATGTCGATATTCGAATTAAGACCATCCCTTCAGATTTTACATTGCAAGTTGGTGCCAATATTGGTGGAAACACTGATAACTTTGGTGAAGGCTTTGAATACAACGGTGGTGATGACGACTGGTATGGGCGTGACGATGGCACTCGTGGTGCACCAAGTTCACTAAAATCAGTATGGAATAACTACGATCGTTTGCAAGATCTAACACAACAAGAAAATCGTCAAATTGCCGCTGATTTAAATCGTGATTACGATCCCGTGCAACAAAATGTCGATCCAGATTTCGGTGTGGATTTCACCATAGGTGATCGTTTTGATTCAGACAATGGTGATTGGCGTTATGGTTATTTAGCGGCGGTATCTTACGATAACGAATACCAATTCAAAGAAGAGTTTGAAGGTCAGGATTTCACCAACAATGGTGATGGTAGTTATAAGATGATCCGTGGCTTTGATGATATCCAAACCACAGAACACACCGTTAAGTGGTCGGGAATGTTTAACTTTGGTGTTGAATACAACCGTGATCATCGCATTGACTTATCTACCATGATCTTAAATGACACTATTGATGAAACGTCAATCAAGTTAGGTAATTCAAATAACGTATTGATATCAGATGGTCTGCGTATTCGTGATAATGAGACCATTTATGAAGAACGTGAACTTATTGCCAACCAAGTTCGTGGTACCCATAATTTTCCTGAGTTAATGTATTTAGGGCTAGATTGGTTCTATTCAGACTCCCGCTCTAATCGTTACGCACCAGGCAACGTTTCTACTCGTTTCATTTTATTTGATGCCAATAACGATGGTGAGTTTGATCTTGAAAACGAAAGTAATTTACGTCGTGGTACCACCGCGTCTCGTTATACCTTTCAGGATTTAAACGATGACGTAGAAAATTCAGGGTTTAATGTATCATTGCCATTAACATGGGATAAAAGCGAGATTGAACTGAAAGCTGGTGGTAATTTCGTTGAAAAAGCCCGTGATGCATTTGCACGTCGAGTAGACGTCAATACCCTAGCATTCGATGAACTAGATATGTCGGGTGATAAAATCAACGACATCTTAACCGATGATGTCATGCTTAACTGGCCATTGGTTGGTAATCAGCAAATTATACGTGATACCACGGTTGATGGTGATGATTACTACTCTGGTCAAAAAATTGATGCCTGGTATGGTGAGGTTGACTGGTTTTACGATAACACTTGGCGCGTGGCGGCAGGTATTCGTTGGGAAGACTATAGACAAGTTGTTGCGCCGTTAAAAACCGATGGTTCATTTGATTTGCCGGAAGAGCCTACCGCTGAAGACCTTGAAGAGCTTACTCGTAAAGAAGAAGATTATTTCCCTGCATTGGCACTAACCTATGTGATGGATGATTCAGTTCAGTTTAGGGTGTCTTATGGTGAAACGGTAGTTCGCCCGGATATTCGTGAAATTGCGCCAGCGACATACTTGGATCCATTAACGGGGCAACCTATTGGTGGTACACCAGGTGTTCGTTCAACGGAAATCAAAAACTATGATGCGCGTTGGGAGTGGTACTTAGATACCGGTGAAAACTTGTCTGTTGGTTTATTCTATAAAGACATGATCGACCCGATTGAATCGATACAATCACCAGCACAAGATGGTCCGGCTCTGATTCGTATTGCTAACGCCGAAGAAGGTGAAGTATACGGTATTGAAGCAGAGTTCTTGAAAGACTTCACTTTCTTAGGTGGTTACGGTCAAGACTTTTTCTTATCAGGAAACGTTACCATCAGTGATTCTGAAGTGACCATTGATACCCAAAAAGTTGTTGAGCAAACCGGTGTGTCAGCGGCAATCACCAATACCGAGCGTCGATTGACGGGACATTCTGAGTATGTTGTTAACTTAAACCTTGGCTGGGATGCGCCAAATGGTAACCATAGTGCAACACTTGCCTACAACGTATTTGGTGAGCGCATCATTTTCCCTGGAATCGAAGGTGAAGATGACAAATTCGAACAACCTTTCCATTCAGTGGATTTAGTTTACACCTACTACCCAACGTATTCATCTACGTTGAAGTTTAAAGTAAACAATGTGCTTGATGAGAAGAAAGAGATCGAATTTGATGATCAGCTGTACCGTTCAAGTACACAAGGTATCGGTTTTGACATCTCATTCAAATGGGATTTCGAGTAG
- a CDS encoding ExbD/TolR family protein produces MRNQLTKVLTEQEDNEEINMTPMLDVVFILLIFFIVTASFVKEAGIEVNRPEAATAVKKERANILVAISDKGEIWINKRRIDVRAVQANIERLKAENPQGTVVIQADKKATTDVLIKVMDSARAAGVFDVSIAAQDA; encoded by the coding sequence ATGAGAAATCAATTAACCAAAGTCTTAACCGAACAGGAAGATAACGAAGAAATCAACATGACTCCTATGCTAGATGTCGTGTTTATCTTACTTATTTTCTTTATTGTTACCGCGTCATTTGTAAAAGAGGCGGGCATTGAGGTGAATCGCCCTGAAGCGGCAACTGCTGTGAAAAAAGAGCGGGCTAACATTTTAGTCGCAATAAGTGATAAGGGCGAGATTTGGATAAATAAACGTCGCATTGATGTGCGCGCAGTACAGGCGAATATAGAACGTCTTAAAGCGGAAAATCCACAAGGTACTGTGGTTATTCAAGCGGATAAAAAAGCCACAACAGACGTCCTTATTAAAGTGATGGACTCAGCAAGGGCTGCGGGTGTATTTGATGTATCTATTGCTGCTCAAGATGCTTAA
- a CDS encoding MotA/TolQ/ExbB proton channel family protein: MTIKNTRKFISIAGAALVSALSINVTVAQEAANLDQLLSQLEKGKVAQNAQNRQREAEFAAKKSEQDAMLKAADDRRQQAIGLSERLELGYQENEVKLANQTDALNKRMGELKELFGVLQQVAGDTKSKFQTSVVSAQIPGREQFLDEFAQSMGASSKLASIEEIERVWFELQREMTESGKVVKFEREVVLANGQKQNSEVTRVGNFNLVANGQYLEYIFETGSVAELQRQPVSRHLASAATLSAANGEQVSFALDPTGGSILALLVQAPNLQERTDQGGTVGYIILAIGAIGLLIALERFIALFLIGNKVSRQLKSDVASDDNPLGRVMLVKDNNPNADVDTLELRLSESVLGELPKLTSRLTMIKIISVVAPLIGLLGTVTGMINTFQAITLFGTGDPKLMAGGISQALVTTVLGLVVAIPMVFLFAWLNTRSRNIISILQQQSAGIIAERSEKEA, translated from the coding sequence ATGACTATTAAAAATACACGTAAATTCATTTCAATAGCAGGTGCTGCGCTAGTTTCTGCATTGTCGATAAACGTTACTGTTGCTCAAGAAGCGGCAAACCTTGATCAACTTTTGAGCCAATTGGAAAAAGGTAAAGTGGCTCAAAATGCGCAAAATCGTCAGCGTGAGGCTGAGTTTGCTGCGAAAAAGTCTGAGCAAGACGCGATGCTAAAAGCGGCAGATGATCGTCGTCAACAAGCCATTGGTTTATCGGAACGTCTAGAGCTTGGTTATCAAGAAAACGAAGTAAAACTAGCAAACCAAACCGATGCGTTAAATAAACGCATGGGTGAGCTAAAAGAATTGTTTGGTGTGCTGCAACAAGTGGCTGGTGATACTAAATCTAAATTCCAAACCTCTGTCGTATCAGCACAAATACCAGGTCGTGAACAATTTCTTGACGAATTTGCCCAATCTATGGGGGCGTCAAGCAAGCTTGCTTCAATTGAAGAAATTGAACGCGTTTGGTTTGAGTTACAACGTGAAATGACGGAAAGCGGTAAAGTCGTTAAGTTTGAGCGTGAGGTTGTACTAGCAAACGGTCAAAAACAAAACAGTGAAGTTACTCGTGTTGGTAACTTTAACTTAGTGGCTAATGGCCAATATCTAGAATATATCTTTGAAACAGGCTCGGTTGCCGAATTGCAACGCCAACCGGTTTCACGACATCTAGCGAGTGCTGCAACCTTGAGTGCAGCAAACGGTGAGCAAGTATCTTTTGCTCTTGACCCTACAGGTGGTTCGATCCTTGCGTTATTAGTGCAGGCGCCAAATCTGCAAGAGCGTACTGACCAAGGTGGTACCGTTGGTTACATCATTCTGGCTATCGGTGCGATTGGACTACTTATAGCGTTAGAACGTTTTATTGCCTTGTTTTTAATTGGCAACAAGGTCTCGCGTCAGTTGAAATCTGATGTCGCCAGCGACGACAACCCTTTAGGTCGTGTGATGCTGGTTAAAGACAATAACCCTAATGCAGATGTCGATACTCTCGAGTTAAGGTTATCCGAATCGGTATTAGGTGAATTACCTAAGCTTACCTCACGATTAACCATGATTAAGATCATCTCTGTGGTGGCACCACTTATCGGTTTACTTGGTACGGTAACCGGTATGATCAACACCTTCCAGGCAATTACATTATTTGGTACAGGTGACCCTAAACTTATGGCGGGGGGTATATCCCAAGCCCTAGTGACAACTGTGTTAGGTTTGGTTGTTGCAATTCCTATGGTGTTCTTATTCGCGTGGCTTAATACCCGTAGCCGCAACATCATCAGTATTTTACAACAACAAAGCGCAGGCATTATTGCCGAGCGCTCTGAGAAAGAGGCATAA